AACAACGCCATGCGGGTCGTCAATCAGCACCTTCCGAATGCCTTACGTGCGGACCAAATGGGCGACGCGATCCTGCGCATCCAGCAGGTGTTCACCTCCATAGCGAACCAGCACAAGCCAGACTCGGGGGCGGAAGCCGAAATTGACCGCCTGGCAAAGGAATTTTCAGGGAATGCAGCGCACTTCCTGAGTCTCTTCCGCAAAGAGGGCAATACTGAGTACCAACAGGTCATGCTGGAAATCGAGGACGGTTTTCGGAAATTCCTCGACGAATCCCGCGGCACTCTCACTGTCTTCCATCAGCAAGGCATGGACAAGGGACATGAGGCCTCGGCCAAGGCCGATGCGATCCGCAAGACCTTGGAGGAAGGCCTCGATACGCTGCGGACCCAACAGACCGGCCTGGCGCAATCAGCCGCCGCTGAGGCGGATGGCCTCGTGGATTTGACGCGCAAGGTCATGCTCGGCAGCGGCGTGTTGGCTTTGGCGGTTTGCCTTCTCGTCGCCTTGTCCATCCGGAAAAGGATTTCGCTTCCTTTAAGGCACATCGCGCGCATCGCTTCGCGGATTGCCGAAGGTGAAACATCCCTGCGGGTGGGCATGGCTGGACTCGACGAAGTCGGTGAACTCGCCAGGGCCTTGGATCATCTGCTGGAGCGTATAGGCGAATCCTTGGCCTTGAACCGCGCGGTGCTCAACGCCGTTCCCGACCCGATCTTCATGACCGACGGGGAAGACGTGATCCTGGTGGCCAACGATGCGGCCACCAGGTTGGCCGGCGTTTCAGGAGAGCGCCTTGTGGGCCGCGCCTGCACCCAGGCCATCAAGCCTGGCGTCTGCGGGACGCTGTTGCGGCCTGCCCGACAGTCAGGACAAGATATTGGGGTCATCGAATGCCATACCGCCTCAGGCCATGCGTTCTTCCAGCCCAGGGCCGTGACCGTCAAGGACGAACAGGGCAAGACGCTGGGCTTCCTTGAAGTCGCCAGGGACGTCTCGGAAATGGTCCTCAAGGAGCGCGAGATCGCCAAGCACCTGGAGTGTCTCGTGCGGGTCAACGGTGAAGTCGATCAGGCCGCAAGCCTTATCGCCGAGGCCACGGACAGCATCGCCAGCCAGATGGAACAGGTGTCCGCTGGCGCGACCGCTCAGAGCGAACGGGTGTCTGAGACCGTCATTTCCATGAACCAAATCGGCTCCAGCGTGGGGGAGGTGGCGGACAAC
This genomic interval from Solidesulfovibrio carbinoliphilus subsp. oakridgensis contains the following:
- a CDS encoding methyl-accepting chemotaxis protein, whose amino-acid sequence is MAIFENWKIGTRLALGFGLVAAMFLVNIAMGLTLLKAVDNNAMRVVNQHLPNALRADQMGDAILRIQQVFTSIANQHKPDSGAEAEIDRLAKEFSGNAAHFLSLFRKEGNTEYQQVMLEIEDGFRKFLDESRGTLTVFHQQGMDKGHEASAKADAIRKTLEEGLDTLRTQQTGLAQSAAAEADGLVDLTRKVMLGSGVLALAVCLLVALSIRKRISLPLRHIARIASRIAEGETSLRVGMAGLDEVGELARALDHLLERIGESLALNRAVLNAVPDPIFMTDGEDVILVANDAATRLAGVSGERLVGRACTQAIKPGVCGTLLRPARQSGQDIGVIECHTASGHAFFQPRAVTVKDEQGKTLGFLEVARDVSEMVLKEREIAKHLECLVRVNGEVDQAASLIAEATDSIASQMEQVSAGATAQSERVSETVISMNQIGSSVGEVADNASKASRLAEDAKGKAREGALVVSNSVEAIGKVQELSGSLKQSLSLLGDQAEAIGRIMGVISDIADQTNLLALNAAIEAARAGEAGRGFAVVADEVRKLAEKTMTATKEVGQAVERIQSGVGESILGMDEASSAIQHATSLATLSGQALEGIVPLVEETSRQVELIARAAEEQTSASAAINEHIRDVNEVSRETAVGVERSKQATADLAAMAHRLKELAGSGV